In the Streptomyces sp. WMMC940 genome, AAGTGGTTGCCGATGACGAGCGGCGCACGGTTGCCCATGTAGGCCCGGGTGAAGCCCTTGATCAACCCGTCGCGCATCTGGTTTCCCCAGAAGGTGTGCATGCTGGGGGCGCCCTTCGCGGTGCCCGACTGATTGATCATGAAGTTGTAGTCCGTGGACAACGTCTCGAAGGATCGGCCGGGCACGGGGACCAGCTGCAGGGAGAGGTCCCACAGTCCGTGCTTCTTGTCCGGCCAGATCTGCTCGCTGATGCCGCTGCTGTCGTAGCGGAAGCCCTGCTTCGCGGCGACCCGCAGGAAGTTGTCACGCCCCTCCAGGCAGGGCGTACGGGCGCCGATGAGCTCCCGGTCGTAGTCGAACGGCAGCGACTGCTCGTGCGGCAGGCCCGCATTGGTCCGCCACTTCTTCACGAACGACCTGGCCTGGGCGAGCTCGCTCTTCCACTCCTCGGGCGTCCAGGTGGCACCACCGCCCAGGGGACCGCAGAAGTGGCCGTTGAAGTGGGTGCCGATCTCGTTCCCGTCCAGCCAGGCGCCCCGCAGTTCGCGAACGGTGGCCTTGATGCCCTTGGTGTCGTTGAAGCCGATGTCGGAGCGGCCCCGTTCGTGCCGGGGCGGGTCGTACAACTCGGCCTTCGACTCCGGGAGCAGGTACACGCCGCTGAGGAAGTAGGTCATCGTGATGCCGTGCTTCCTGCCCACTTCCCGGAAGTGGGAGAAGAGCTTCATGTCGTCCTCGCCGGCCCCGTCCCAGGAGAACACCACGAACTGCGGCGGTTTCTGCCCCGGCTTCAGCCGCTCCGGGCGCGCCTGCCCCGGTTGTGCCCCGGTGTACGAGGTCGAGCCGTCGCCGATCTGACCGAGCTGGTTTCCCAGGGCGCCGGAGAGCCCCGACCCCCCGTCACCGCCGGAACATGCGGCGAGGCCCATGACGAGCGCGGTGGCCACGGCACCGAGAACGGCTCTCCGTGCGGCGGGCAGCATCCGTCCACCCTCTTTCGTCGTGTGCGGTGAAGTGCGATCGATACGCCCGTACGATCGCGGACCAGAACAAGGTCGCACCAAGGATCACGGAGCAGGGGAGACAGGCCGAACCGGGATGATTAATCACCGGATCGGACGCATGCGTGCCGCCGCTCACCGAGCCTGCCGGACGAGCGGGAGACCGCCTCCGGGGCCCCGCCCACCACTCGGCCACCCGCCATTCCGCAAGGGACGGGAAGCCCCGGGGTACACCCCTCACCCGAGCCGCTCACCGGGAGTGAACCGACCCGGTGTGGCATACGTGAGTACGAGTGGCCCCTTCCCCCCACCGCCCGGGGAGAAGGGGCCGCTCGCCCGGGACGGCGGACCGGGAGTCCCACAGGCCACTCCACCGCCCTAATAGGTCTAAACCAATTTCTTGAAGACCCTTGTCACCCGGCCATCCGCCTGATGAGCTATGGCCTGGGACACATAGGCACATAGGACGCCCTGGGAAAGGGAGATGTCGTGAGCAACGAGAGCCTGGCCAACCTCTTGAAGGAAGAGCGGCGGTTCGCACCGCCGGCCGAGCTGGCCGCGCACGCCAACGTGACGGCGGAGGCGTACGAGCAGGCCGCGGCGGACAGGCTTGGCTTCTGGGCCGAGCAGGCGCGGCGGCTCAGCTGGGCCGAGGAGCCGACCGAGACCCTGGACTGGTCGAACCCGCCCTTCGCCAAGTGGTTCGCCGACGGCAAGCTCAACGTCGCGTACAACTGCGTGGACCGCCATGTCGAGGCCGGTCACGGGGACCGCGTCGCCATCCACTTCGAGGGCGAACCGGGAGACAGCCGGTCCCTCACCTACGCGGAACTCAAGGACGAGGTCTCCCGGGCCGCCAACGCCCTGACGGAGCTCGGCGTCCGCAAGGGCGACCGGGTCGCGGTCTACCTGCCCATGATCCCCGAGGCCGCCGTGGCGATGCTGGCCTGCGCCCGGATCGGCGCCGCGCACTCGGTCGTCTTCGGCGGATTCTCGGCGGACGCGGTCGCGTCCCGCATCCAGGACGCCGACGCCAAGCTGGTGATCACCGCCGACGGTGGCCACCGCCGCGGCAAGCCCAGCGCCCTCAAGCCCGCCATCGACGAGGCGGTCGCCAAGTGCCCGCAGGTCGAGCACGTGCTGGTGGTCCGCCGCACCGGCCAGGACACCGCGATCACCGAGGGCCGGGACGTGTGGTGGCACGACGTCGTCGGCCGCCAGTCGGCGGAGCACACCCCCGAGGCGTTCGACGCGGAGCACCCGCTGTTCATCCTGTACACGTCCGGCACGACGGGTAAGCCCAAGGGGATCCTGCACACCTCCGGCGGCTACCTCACCCAGGCGGCCTACACCCACCACGCCGTCTTCGACCTCAAGCCGGACACCGACGTCTACTGGTGCACGGCCGACGTCGGCTGGGTGACCGGCCACTCGTACATCGTGTACGGGCCCCTCGCCAACGGCGCGACGCAGGTGATGTACGAGGGCACGCCCGACACCCCGCACCAGGGCCGCTTCTGGGAGATCGTCCAGAAGTACGGCGTCACGATCCTCTACACGGCCCCGACGGCGATCCGCACGTTCATGAAGTGGGGCGACGACATCCCCGCCAAGTTCGACCTGTCGAGCCTGCGCGTCCTGGGCTCGGTCGGCGAGCCGATCAACCCCGAGGCGTGGATCTGGTACCGGGAGCACATCGGCGGCGGAACCGCGCCCATCGTGGACACCTGGTGGCAGACCGAGACCGGGGCCATGATGATCTCGCCGCTGCCCGGCGTCACCGAGACCAAGCCCGGATCGGCCCAGCGCCCGCTGCCCGGCATCGCCGCGACCGTCGTCGACGACGAGGGCCGCGAGGTGCCCGACGGCGGCGGTGGCTATCTGGTCCTCACCGAGCCGTGGCCGTCGATGCTCCGCACCATCTGGGGCGACGACCAGCGCTTCATCGACACCTACTGGTCGCGCTTCGAGAGCCGGTACTTCGCGGGCGACGGCGCGAAGAAGGACGACGACGGCGACATCTGGCTGCTGGGCCGCGTCGACGACGTGATGCTGGTCTCCGGCCACAACATCTCGACGACCGAGGTCGAGTCGGCCCTGGTCTCGCACCCCAAGGTCGCCGAAGCCGCCGTCGTCGGCGCGGCCGACGAGACGACCGGCCAGGCCATCGTGGCGTTCGTGATCCTGCGCGGGACCGCGAGCGAGGACGAGGGCCTCGTCGCCGAGCTCCGCAACCACGTCGGGGCGACGCTCGGGCCGATCGCCAAGCCCAAGCGCGTCCTGCCGGTGGCCGAGCTGCCCAAGACCCGGTCCGGCAAGATCATGCGCCGGCTGCTCCGGGACGTGGCGGAGAACCGCCAGCTCGGTGACGTCACGACCCTCACGGATTCCTCCGTGATGGAGCTCATCCAGTCCAAGCTGCCGACGGCGGCCTCGGAGGACTGAGTCCGCAGGTCACCGCCAGGGGCACCCGGAGCGAACGCGCCGGGTGCCCCTTTTGCACCTAAGGTGAAGATCGACGATGGTACCGACGCATCCCCCACCGAGGTCATTAGGTAGGGTAAGGAATCGCGTCAACGACGCGACAGGAAAACCGAGGTGCGCCGGGAAGTCTGGTCGGCATGTGCTTTGCCGTGCCTATCCGACCGGAGGTCCCCACTCGTGGCAGCGCCGACCCCCACCCCCCGCAAGTTCCTCGGACGCCTCTCCCTCCCCGAGCGGAACTTCGTGGCGGACGCCCTGCGCACCGAGACCGTCGGCGGGATCCTGCTGCTGGCCGCAGCAGTCGCCGCACTCCTCTGGGCGAACACCCCCCTCGGCCGCAGCTACGAGGCCGTGGCCGACTTCCATCTGGGCCCGGCGTCCCTCGGGCTCGACCTGTCCATCCAGCACTGGGCGGCCGACGGGCTTCTGGCGATCTTCTTCTTCGTCGCCGGTATCGAGCTCAAGCGGGAGCTCGTCGCGGGCGAACTGCGCGACCCCAAGGCCGCGGCGCTCCCCGTCATCGCCGCCGTGTGCGGTATGGCGGCCCCCGCACTCGTCTACACGCTGGTCAGCAGCGCCGGCGGCGGCTCTCTGGCGGGCTGGGCGGTGCCCACGGCCACCGATATCGCCTTCGCCCTCGCGGTGCTGGCGGTGATCGGCACATCGCTCCCGTCCGCGATCCGCGCCTTCCTCCTCACCCTCGCCGTCGTCGACGACCTCTTCGCGATCCTGATCATCGCGATCTTCTTCACCAGCGATCTGAACTTCGCCGCGCTCGGCGGGGCCCTGGCCGGCCTCGCGGTCTTCTGGCTGCTGCTGCGCAAGGGCGTGCGCGGCTGGTACGTCTACGTCCCGCTGGCCCTGGTCATCTGGGGACTCATGTACAACAGCGGCGTCCACGCCACCATCGCCGGCGTCGCCATGGGCCTGATGCTGCGCTGCACCCGGCGCGAGGGCGAGGAGCAGTCCCCCGGCGAGCACATCGAGCACCTCGTGCGGCCGATCTCGGCCGGCCTCGCCGTACCGCTGTTCGCGCTGTTCTCCGCCGGGGTCAGCGTCTCGGGCGGCGCACTGCACGCCGTCTTCACGCGCCCCGAGCCCCTCGGGGTCGTGCTCGGCCTCGTGGTCGGCAAGACCATCGGCATCTTCGGCGGCACCTGGCTCGCCGCCCGCTTCACCAGGGCAGAGCTCAACGAGGACCTTGCCTGGCCGGACGTCTTCGCCGTCGCGTCGCTGGCCGGCATCGGCTTCACCGTCTCCCTGCTCATCGGCGAGCTGGCCTTCGCCGGCGACGCCGCCCTGACGGACGAGGTCAAGGCGGCCGTGCTGCTCGGGTCCCTGATCGCCGCGGTGATCGCCTGTGTGCTCCTGAAACTACGGGTACGCAAGTACCAGGCCCTCTGCGAGGCGGAGGACCGCGACGAGGACCAGGACGGCATCCCGGACGTGTACGAACAGGACAACCCTGAGTACCACCTGCGGATGGCCGAGATCTACGAGAAGAGGGCCGCGGAGCACCGGCGCATGGCGGAAGTCGCGGGTGCGTCGCGCGGCGACGGCGACAGTCCGGCATGATCTGACAGCAGATCCGAAGCAGAGATGAGGGAGTCACCGATGAGCGACCCCGGCAGCACGACCACCACCGTCGAAGCCGCGGGCGACGTGGTCGGACCGGTTCGGCTGGCCGGCGCGGACAAGACCATGGGACAGCTGGTGGCGACGGCGACCGCTGAGATGTCCGCCCTGGTGCACGACGAGATCGCGCTGGCCAAGGCCGAACTCAGGCAGGACGTCAAGCGGGGGGTGACGGGCGGAGTGGCCGGCACGGTCGCCGGGGTGCTCGCCCTGTTCTCCCTGCCGGTGCTGAGCTTCGCCGCCGCCTACGGCATCCACAATCTCGGCCTGGGACTCGCCTGGTCGTTCCTGATCGTGGGAGCGGCGTTCCTGCTGCTCGCGGGCCTGGCGGCGCTGCTGGCCATGACCAAGTTCAAGAAGGTCAAGCCGCCGGAGCGCTCCATCGCCTCGGCCAAGCAGACGGCCGCCGTGCTCCAGAACGCCAAGCCGCACCCCCGAGGGGCCAAGGACGTGTCCACATCTGTGGCACGCTCGTCCGCATGACGGCACCCGATACGCCCTCAGTCGGCAACGGAAACAGCACCGGAAACGGAAACGGCGGCCCCGTGCGGATCGATGGTCCCTGGACCCATCGCGACGTGGCGGCCAACGGTGCGCGCTTCCACATCGCGGAACTGGGCGACGGACCGCTGGTGCTGCTCCTGCACGGCTTCCCGCAGTTCTGGTGGACCTGGCGGCACCAGCTGACCGCGCTGGCCGACGCGGGCTTCCGCGCGGTCGCGATGGACCTCCGCGGCGTGGGAGGCAGCGACCGTACGCCCCGGGGTTACGACCCGGCCAACCTCGCACTCGACATCACCGGCGTCGTACGGTCCCTCGGCGAGCCCGACGCGGCCCTCGTCGGACACGACCTCGGCGGCTACCTCGCCTGGACGGCGGCCGTGATGCGGCCCAAGCTCGTCCGCCGGCTCGCCGTCTCCTCGATGCCGCACCCACGCCGCTGGCGCTCCTCGATGCTCGGCGACTTCGCACAGAGCCGCGCCGGATCGTATGTGTGGGGCTTCCAGCGACCATGGCTGCCGGAGCGTCAGCTCCTCGCGGACGACGCGGCCTTGGTGGGCCGGCTGATCCGGGAGTGGTCCGGTCCGTGCCCCCCCGAGGAGGACACGCTCGACGTCTACCGCCGGGCCATGACCATCCCGTCGACGGCGCATTGCTCGATCGAGCCGTACCGGTGGATGGTGCGGTCGATCGCGCGTCCGGACGGCATCCAGTTCAACCGCAGGATGAAGCGCCCCGTCCGGGTGCCGACACTCCATCTCCACGGCTCGCTGGACCCGGCGATGCGTACGCGCAGCGCGGCGGGCTCGGGCCGGTACGTCGAAGCCCCGTACCGCTGGCGGCTGTTCGACGGACTCGGCCACTTCCCCCATGAGGAGGACCCCGCGGCGTTCTCCAACGAGCTCATCAACTGGCTGAAGGACCCCGAGCCCGACCGCTGACCCCCGGCCGCGCGGACGCGGCGTGCCCCGGCCCGCCGGAGCCGATCCCGACGAAGAACCGCCAGGACGCCGGTCGGGGACCACCGCCCCGCGAACGGGTGTGCGACGAAGGGGGATTGCCTGGCGCATAGGCCAATTGGCGGGCCCAGACGCGGTTACCGACCTTGGGGCACGGGCACACGTCGGGGTATGGGCTGGACGCACGACTACAGTGACACAGCACGCAACTCCCGCTCGGCCTCCGCGCCGGTAGCGGACGAAAGGGGCGGCCCCCAGGGGCGGGGCCATGATCCCCGTCTCGGGATTCCGCGCATCCTCCGCCGCAGGGCCCGCTGGGTCTCGGCACGACTGCGCCATCCTCGCGGCTGACGTCGTCACAACGGCGTCCGTGTCACCTTCTCACGCACGTCTCCACAGGGGCGGACACTCCGTGGACGCGGAGACCTGCGGGGTGCACACGCCTTCCGCGGGACAGCCGTGTGGCAGAGGTGCTGCTCTCCGGGGTGCCCACACATCCGGGCGGCTGTTACCCGGCACGGGTCATGCCCGGGCACACGTATGCCCGGCCGGCACGGGGCGCCTCTGACTCCGGCGTCAGAGACGACACAGCGGGCGTCCGTGCCCGGAGGGTACGGACAGGAGCCGTGCGCCCGGGCCGGAAGGCACACGTGGCACACGGTCGAGGGACCTCCCCACGCCTGCCGTGCGCCCGGGCCGTGACACGGATCCGGACCGGCTGACGTCCGGGCCGGGGGCAGTGCCGGCCGTCACGCATCCGTGCGGCGGCGGCGAGCGTCAGAGCGCGCAGCCCTGGCTGTCGACCTCCTGGTTGGCCATGCGGCCGAGCCTGATGTCGTCGCGGATCTCGTCCGCCGTCAGCGCGTAACCGGTGTCGGCGTCGTCGAGGGACCGGGCGAAGATCACGCCGTAGACCTGGCCGTCGGCGGTGAGCAGTGGGCCGCCGGAGTTGCCCTGGCGGACCGTCGCGAACAGCGAGTAGACATCGCGGCGCACCTCGCCGCGGCGGTAGATGTCGGGACCTTTGGCGTCTATACGACCGCGGACGCGCGCCGGGCGGACGTCGTACGACCCGTTCTCCGGGAAGCCCGCGACGATGGCACTGTCACCGGTGCGGGCGTCCCCGTCCGTGAAGCGGAGGGGCGGTGCCTTCAGGTCGGGTACGTCCAGTACGGCGATGTCGCGCTGCCAGTCGTAGAGGACGACCTTGGCGTCGTAGCGTCGGCCCTCGCCGCCTATCTGCACGGTCGGCTCGTCCACTCCGCCCACGACGTGCGCGTTCGTCATGACCCGGCGCTCGGCGAAGACGAAGCCGGTGCCCTCGAGCACCTTGTTGCAGCTCTGCGCGGTGCCGACGACCTTGACGATGGACCGCTGGGCGCGGGCCGCGACCGGGCTGTCGACCAGCGCCCGGTCCGGCGGCCTGACCTCGGTGATGGGCTCGTTGGCGAAGGGGCTGAAGACGTGCGGGAAGCCGTTCTGCGCGAGGATGGACCGGTAGTCGTCGAACCACGTGGGCGCCTGCTCCGGCAGCACCCGGGAGACACCGTGAAGGATCTTGGAGTTCCGGACCTCCGTGCCGAACGGGGGCAGGGTGGTGCCGGCGACGAGGAGGCCGATGATCCAGGCCACCAGCAGCATCGCGACGACGTTCACGAGGGCGCCGCCGGTCGCGTCGAGCGCGCGTGCCGGGGTCCACGTGATGTACCGCCGGAGCTTGTTGCCGAGGTGGGTGGTGAGGGCCTGCCCGACGGACGCGCAGACGATCACGATCACGACGGCGACGATCGCCGCTGCCGTGGACACCTCCGTCCCGTTCGTCACCCGGTCCCAGAGGAACGGGAGCAGATAGACGGCGACGAGTCCACCGCCGAGGAACCCGATCACCGACAGGATGCCGACGACGAAGCCCTGACGGTATCCGACGACGGCGAACCACACGGCGGCGAGCAGCAGCAGGATGTCCAGCACGTTCACCGTCATTAGCCTCGCAGTTTCCTCGTCCGGCACTTCGTCCGGCAGGAAGCTTCCGGATCAGCTCCCGGTGACGCCGGACCGGCCACCGGAGAAACACAACACCTGGGCAACGGTCTCATGCGCGCCAGTCGAGCGGGACCTGCCTGGCCCGGTCCCATGGGCGTTCCCAGCCGGCGAAATGAAGGATGCGGTCGATCACTCCGGCGGTGAATCCCCAGACCAGAGCCGATTCGACCAGGAATGCCGGACCGAGGTGGCCGCTGGGGTGGACGCTCGTGACCCGGTTCGCGGGGTCCGTGAGATCCGCCACGGGCACCGTGAAGACCCGGGCGGTTTCGGCGGGGTCGACGGCGGCGACCGGGGAGCGGTCCCGCCACCAGCCGAGGACAGGGGTCACGACGAAGCCGCTCACCGGGATGTACAGCCGGGGCAGCACCCCGAAGATCTGGACGCCGGACGGATCCAGCCCCGTCTCCTCCTCCGCCTCCCGCAGGGCCGCGCGGAGCGGCCCGGTGGTGGCCGGATCCCCGTCCTCGGGGTCGAGGGCGCCGCCCGGGAACGACGGCTGGCCCGCGTGGGAGCGCAGGCTGCTCGCCCGCTCCATGAGCAGCAGCTCGGGGCCCCGGGCACCGTCCCCGAAGAGGATCAGCACGGCGGACTGCCGCCCTCCGCCGCTCTCGGGCGGGAGGAACCGGCTGAGCTGCTCGGGAGCGATCGTCCCCACGGACCGCTCGACGGGCTGCAGCCACTCGGGCAGGCCGTCGCTGCTCACGACCACATCGCCGTCGTATGTCTCATGTGTGCGTGTCATGGGCACCCCCGTGGTGTGCAACGCGTGCGGCGGCCGGGATCGTTCCGGCCGGCTCGGGCAGACCCGGGCTCCGGCGCGGCTCTGGAGGCCCGGCAGGAGGACGGAACGGCGGGCCCCGGAGGAACGACGAGGCCGCCGGCCCCGGGCCACAGCGGAACCGGAGGCCAGGACCCTGCCGCCGGCGCTCCGGTCCGGCGGCAGGTGCTCGGATGGATCACCCGGCCCCCAGCGGGGGCGCGGGCTTGCCCGGGTAGTCGGGCGGAGGGTTCAGACGCTGTCCGGGGAAGCCGCCCTTCTCGTACTTGAGGAGCTTCTTCGCCTTCTCCGGGTCGGTCTCGCCCTCCCCGTACGAGGGGCACAGACGTGTGATGGGGCAGGCGCCACAGGCGGGCTTGCGGGCGTGGCAGATCCGGCGACCGTGGAAGATCACCCGGTGGGAGAGCATCGTCCACTCGCTCTTGGGGAAGATCTCCGCGATCTCCGCCTCGATCTTGACCGGGTCCTCCTGCTCGGTCCACTTCCATCGGCGGGCCAGCCGCATGAAGTGGGTGTCGACGGTGATACCGGGGACCCCGAACGCGTTCCCCAGCACGACGAAGGCCGTCTTGCGCCCCACTCCCGGCAGCGAGACCAGGTCCTCCAGCCGCCCCGGAACCTCTCCGCCGAAGTCGTCCCGCAAGGCCCTGGAGAGGCCGAGGAGGGACTTCGCCTTCGCCCGGAAGAAGCCGGTCGGCCTGATGAGCTCCTCCAGCTCCTCCGGCACGGCCGCGGCCATGTCCTCGGGCGTCGGGTACTTCACGAAGAGCGCAGGCGTCGTCTGGTTCACCCGCAGGTCCGTGGTCTGGGCGGACAGCACCGTGGCGACGAGCAACTGGAAGGGGTTCAGGAAGTCGAGCTCGGGATGTGCGTACGGGTACACGTCGGCCAGCTCGCGGTTGATCCTCCGAGCACGGCGCACCATCGCGGGCCTGGACTCGGGCTTGCCGGCCGGCGCGGCCGGCGCCTTGGCCGCCGTCCTGGAGGCTCCGGCCTTCTTCACGGTGGCTGCCTTCTTCGCGGGGACTGCCTTCTTCGCGGCGGCCCTCCTGGATGCGGCCGTGGCCTTGGAGGCCCCCGCCGGCTCCACGGCAGAGGTCCCGGCCACAGCTCCGGCCGGGGCCTTCCGGGCGGCGCTCTTCTTGACCGCGGTCTTCTTCGCCGCAGTCGCCCTCGCCTCCGGTGTCTTCCGCGCGGCCGCCCGCCGCGTCTCCGGGGAAGCCATGGAGCTAGTCCTGTTCTTCGCTTTTGCTGCTTTTGTCGGTAGAGGCGAGTCGTGTTCGCCCACAGCGGAATCCTGCTGCCCTGCCACCCTGATGGCCCCCTCGGCCTGCGCTCTCACCGGCGAATTGGACACCCGGCCAGCCTAAGGGCCGCCACGGACATCCGCCCCGGCCATGGCGGATCACCACTCGAATCGGCCCCTGCCTCACGACAGGAAGGGCCGGTGCGTCAAACTTGTGTCGGGCCCTTGTGATCGATCGCACTGTTTTGGTGTGCGGCATCATGGGGACCACCGTCCCCTGAGCAGGTCGACAAGGAGAGAACTCGTGGACGACGTTCTGCGGCGCGCCCCGCTCTTCGCGGCGCTCGATGACGAGCAGGCCGCGGAGCTCCGCGCCTCGATGAGTGAAGTGACGCTCGCCCGCGGCGACGCGCTCTTCCACGAGGGCGACCCCGGCGACCGCCTCTACGTGGTCACCGAGGGCAAGGTCAAGCTCCACCGCACCTCGCCCGACGGCCGGGAGAACATGCTGGCCGTGCTCGGCCCCGGTGAGCTGATCGGTGAGCTGTCCCTCTTCGACCCCGGTCCGCGCACCGCGACCGCCACCGCCCTCACCGAGGTCAAGCTCCTCGGCCTGGGCCACGGCGACCTGCAGCCCTGGCTGAACGCGCGCCCCGAGGTGGCCACCGCCCTGCTGCGCGCCGTCGCCCGCAGGCTGCGCAAGACCAACGACCAGATGTCCGACCTGGTCTTCTCCGACGTTCCCGGCCGTGTCGCCCGGGCACTCCTCGATCTTTCGCGTCGCTTCGGCGTGCAGTCGGAGGAGGGCATCCACGTCGTCCACGACCTGACCCAGGAAGAGCTGGCCCAGCTCGTCGGCGCCTCCCGCGAGACGGTGAACAAGGCGCTGGCCGATTTCGCACAGCGCGGCTGGCTCCGCCTCGAGGCCCGCGCCGTCATCCTGCTCGACGTGGAACGCCTCGCCAAGCGTTCCCGTTAGGCGTTCCGTTGGCCCGCCCGGCCCCCGCCGGGCGCTTACGGCCGCGCCCACGAGCCCTATGCCCCGCACCGGGCCGTGAGACGGTCGGACGCGCACCCCGGGCCCGGCGTGCGCCGGGGGCGCGGGGCGCACATCGCGCCCCGCACCACACGCACGCAGGGTCCCCCGGCGGACGGTCGCCGGTGGCACCTTCGCACGTCCCGGGCGTCCCCGGGCGCGTCAGGACACCCGCGTACGGTCGCTCAGCGCTTGCCGCCGTCCACGATCAGTGGGTTCCCGGTCCCGCCGCCGCACGGAACGGCGTACACGGGGTTCTTGACCGCGGCCTCCTTGTAGGCCTCGATGCACTGGTTCGTCAGGACCTTGTCCGTCAGCGAATCGTTGAGGATCTTGTTCGCCCGGGCGATGCCCTCGGCCTCGATCCTGCGCCGCTCGGCCTCGGCCTTCGCCGTGCGGGCCGCCTCGGTCGCCCGTTCCGTGGCCTGCTGCTGCTGGATCTTGCGGTCGATCTGGTCCTGCAGGCGGTCGGACGGCTTCACATTGCGCAGGTTCACCGTGGTCACGTCGATGCCGCGCGGAGCCAGCCGCTCCTTGACGAGCCGGCCGATCTCCGAGTTGATCTTCTCGCGCGCCGATGTGTAGCCCTGTTCGCTGGTGTAGCG is a window encoding:
- the acs gene encoding acetate--CoA ligase, with translation MSNESLANLLKEERRFAPPAELAAHANVTAEAYEQAAADRLGFWAEQARRLSWAEEPTETLDWSNPPFAKWFADGKLNVAYNCVDRHVEAGHGDRVAIHFEGEPGDSRSLTYAELKDEVSRAANALTELGVRKGDRVAVYLPMIPEAAVAMLACARIGAAHSVVFGGFSADAVASRIQDADAKLVITADGGHRRGKPSALKPAIDEAVAKCPQVEHVLVVRRTGQDTAITEGRDVWWHDVVGRQSAEHTPEAFDAEHPLFILYTSGTTGKPKGILHTSGGYLTQAAYTHHAVFDLKPDTDVYWCTADVGWVTGHSYIVYGPLANGATQVMYEGTPDTPHQGRFWEIVQKYGVTILYTAPTAIRTFMKWGDDIPAKFDLSSLRVLGSVGEPINPEAWIWYREHIGGGTAPIVDTWWQTETGAMMISPLPGVTETKPGSAQRPLPGIAATVVDDEGREVPDGGGGYLVLTEPWPSMLRTIWGDDQRFIDTYWSRFESRYFAGDGAKKDDDGDIWLLGRVDDVMLVSGHNISTTEVESALVSHPKVAEAAVVGAADETTGQAIVAFVILRGTASEDEGLVAELRNHVGATLGPIAKPKRVLPVAELPKTRSGKIMRRLLRDVAENRQLGDVTTLTDSSVMELIQSKLPTAASED
- the nhaA gene encoding Na+/H+ antiporter NhaA, producing MAAPTPTPRKFLGRLSLPERNFVADALRTETVGGILLLAAAVAALLWANTPLGRSYEAVADFHLGPASLGLDLSIQHWAADGLLAIFFFVAGIELKRELVAGELRDPKAAALPVIAAVCGMAAPALVYTLVSSAGGGSLAGWAVPTATDIAFALAVLAVIGTSLPSAIRAFLLTLAVVDDLFAILIIAIFFTSDLNFAALGGALAGLAVFWLLLRKGVRGWYVYVPLALVIWGLMYNSGVHATIAGVAMGLMLRCTRREGEEQSPGEHIEHLVRPISAGLAVPLFALFSAGVSVSGGALHAVFTRPEPLGVVLGLVVGKTIGIFGGTWLAARFTRAELNEDLAWPDVFAVASLAGIGFTVSLLIGELAFAGDAALTDEVKAAVLLGSLIAAVIACVLLKLRVRKYQALCEAEDRDEDQDGIPDVYEQDNPEYHLRMAEIYEKRAAEHRRMAEVAGASRGDGDSPA
- a CDS encoding phage holin family protein; amino-acid sequence: MSDPGSTTTTVEAAGDVVGPVRLAGADKTMGQLVATATAEMSALVHDEIALAKAELRQDVKRGVTGGVAGTVAGVLALFSLPVLSFAAAYGIHNLGLGLAWSFLIVGAAFLLLAGLAALLAMTKFKKVKPPERSIASAKQTAAVLQNAKPHPRGAKDVSTSVARSSA
- a CDS encoding alpha/beta fold hydrolase, translated to MTAPDTPSVGNGNSTGNGNGGPVRIDGPWTHRDVAANGARFHIAELGDGPLVLLLHGFPQFWWTWRHQLTALADAGFRAVAMDLRGVGGSDRTPRGYDPANLALDITGVVRSLGEPDAALVGHDLGGYLAWTAAVMRPKLVRRLAVSSMPHPRRWRSSMLGDFAQSRAGSYVWGFQRPWLPERQLLADDAALVGRLIREWSGPCPPEEDTLDVYRRAMTIPSTAHCSIEPYRWMVRSIARPDGIQFNRRMKRPVRVPTLHLHGSLDPAMRTRSAAGSGRYVEAPYRWRLFDGLGHFPHEEDPAAFSNELINWLKDPEPDR
- a CDS encoding MarP family serine protease, producing the protein MNVLDILLLLAAVWFAVVGYRQGFVVGILSVIGFLGGGLVAVYLLPFLWDRVTNGTEVSTAAAIVAVVIVIVCASVGQALTTHLGNKLRRYITWTPARALDATGGALVNVVAMLLVAWIIGLLVAGTTLPPFGTEVRNSKILHGVSRVLPEQAPTWFDDYRSILAQNGFPHVFSPFANEPITEVRPPDRALVDSPVAARAQRSIVKVVGTAQSCNKVLEGTGFVFAERRVMTNAHVVGGVDEPTVQIGGEGRRYDAKVVLYDWQRDIAVLDVPDLKAPPLRFTDGDARTGDSAIVAGFPENGSYDVRPARVRGRIDAKGPDIYRRGEVRRDVYSLFATVRQGNSGGPLLTADGQVYGVIFARSLDDADTGYALTADEIRDDIRLGRMANQEVDSQGCAL
- a CDS encoding NUDIX hydrolase → MTRTHETYDGDVVVSSDGLPEWLQPVERSVGTIAPEQLSRFLPPESGGGRQSAVLILFGDGARGPELLLMERASSLRSHAGQPSFPGGALDPEDGDPATTGPLRAALREAEEETGLDPSGVQIFGVLPRLYIPVSGFVVTPVLGWWRDRSPVAAVDPAETARVFTVPVADLTDPANRVTSVHPSGHLGPAFLVESALVWGFTAGVIDRILHFAGWERPWDRARQVPLDWRA
- the nth gene encoding endonuclease III — its product is MASPETRRAAARKTPEARATAAKKTAVKKSAARKAPAGAVAGTSAVEPAGASKATAASRRAAAKKAVPAKKAATVKKAGASRTAAKAPAAPAGKPESRPAMVRRARRINRELADVYPYAHPELDFLNPFQLLVATVLSAQTTDLRVNQTTPALFVKYPTPEDMAAAVPEELEELIRPTGFFRAKAKSLLGLSRALRDDFGGEVPGRLEDLVSLPGVGRKTAFVVLGNAFGVPGITVDTHFMRLARRWKWTEQEDPVKIEAEIAEIFPKSEWTMLSHRVIFHGRRICHARKPACGACPITRLCPSYGEGETDPEKAKKLLKYEKGGFPGQRLNPPPDYPGKPAPPLGAG
- a CDS encoding Crp/Fnr family transcriptional regulator; its protein translation is MDDVLRRAPLFAALDDEQAAELRASMSEVTLARGDALFHEGDPGDRLYVVTEGKVKLHRTSPDGRENMLAVLGPGELIGELSLFDPGPRTATATALTEVKLLGLGHGDLQPWLNARPEVATALLRAVARRLRKTNDQMSDLVFSDVPGRVARALLDLSRRFGVQSEEGIHVVHDLTQEELAQLVGASRETVNKALADFAQRGWLRLEARAVILLDVERLAKRSR